One segment of Mycobacterium spongiae DNA contains the following:
- a CDS encoding TetR/AcrR family transcriptional regulator, with the protein MPIEAGRWSPAAVRILRAAAELIALRGYAATSTRDIAAAVGVEQPAIYKHFSAKRDILAALVRLAVEWPLELFGHLTAMPAPAVVKLHRWLQESLDYLHASPYVLVSILITPDLQQDPFAGERELVAEMERALVGLIETGQGEGDVRALHPLSAARMVQALFDALALPEMAVSPNEIVEFAMTALLTEPDRLTEIRRAADALEIPTTRPNISPEGAAHSRASKSR; encoded by the coding sequence ATGCCGATCGAGGCCGGGCGGTGGAGCCCAGCAGCGGTGCGCATTCTGCGAGCCGCCGCCGAGCTGATCGCCCTGCGGGGCTATGCGGCCACCTCAACGCGTGATATCGCCGCAGCCGTGGGAGTCGAACAACCAGCCATCTACAAGCACTTCTCGGCCAAGCGTGACATTCTCGCGGCGCTGGTTCGGCTCGCGGTGGAATGGCCGCTCGAGCTGTTCGGTCACCTCACCGCGATGCCCGCCCCCGCGGTCGTGAAACTGCACCGCTGGCTGCAGGAATCCCTCGATTACCTGCATGCCTCACCCTACGTGTTGGTTTCCATCCTGATCACCCCTGACCTGCAACAGGATCCCTTCGCAGGGGAACGTGAGCTGGTCGCGGAAATGGAACGCGCGCTCGTTGGACTGATCGAGACCGGTCAGGGCGAAGGCGATGTGCGGGCACTGCATCCACTATCGGCTGCCCGTATGGTCCAAGCGCTTTTTGACGCTTTGGCGTTGCCGGAAATGGCGGTGAGCCCGAACGAAATCGTCGAGTTCGCGATGACTGCGCTACTGACCGAGCCCGATCGGCTAACCGAGATCCGCCGCGCAGCGGATGCTCTGGAGATCCCTACGACACGGCCCAACATCAGCCCGGAGGGCGCAGCGCACAGTCGCGCATCCAAGTCGAGGTGA
- a CDS encoding PPE family protein: MNFVVLPPEINSLRMFSGLGSAPMVEAAVAWDGLAAELGAAAASFESVTLGLADQAWQGAAAAAMAATAAPYAGWLSAAAARAAGATTQAKAVASAFEAARAATVHPLMVAANRTALVQLVLSNVFGQNAPAIAATEGVYEEMWAADVAAMVSYHGGASAAVSGLVPWQQALRGLSGLAAAPAAAAATLVNVPALNTGLGNMGSWNLGGGNIGILNLGSGNFGSLNLGGGNTGNANVGSGNFGFANLGSGNTGDTNFGWGNFGGDLNFGGGNSVGTGNFGFGNVFGDGNLGSGNVGGSNFGSGNIGSANVGSGNNGDSNIGFGNFGTNNLGFGNNGSNNIGFGLTGDNLVGIGALNSGIGNIGFGNSGNNNIGFFNSGDGNVGFFNSGDNNTGFGNGGSVNTGFWNGGSTNTGAGNGGDQNFGFSNAGFQNFGNGNSGFSNVGSGNAGVNNTGDFNSGGVVGTGGNTGFFNSGALNTGFGNAGDTNTGLFNSGNVNTGIGSAIDQPGTVSGFGNTGTNVSGFNNAGGSNVSGFQNLDASVFATSGFLNTGLGQVGFNNTGGLNAGFGNTGMSNAGINISGSSGSGIGHSGDGDSGISNSGNFSSGGFNQGDNQAGFFGQP, translated from the coding sequence ATGAACTTTGTGGTGTTGCCGCCGGAGATCAACTCGTTGCGGATGTTCTCCGGTCTCGGGTCGGCGCCGATGGTGGAGGCTGCGGTGGCTTGGGATGGGCTGGCCGCGGAACTGGGGGCGGCGGCGGCGTCATTTGAGTCAGTGACCTTGGGGTTAGCAGACCAGGCATGGCAGGGTGCGGCTGCGGCGGCGATGGCCGCGACGGCGGCACCCTATGCGGGTTGGTTGAGCGCGGCGGCGGCGCGGGCGGCGGGGGCCACTACCCAGGCCAAAGCCGTCGCTAGCGCGTTTGAGGCGGCACGGGCTGCCACGGTGCATCCGTTGATGGTGGCGGCCAATCGCACTGCGTTGGTGCAGTTGGTGTTGTCGAATGTGTTCGGTCAGAATGCGCCGGCGATTGCCGCGACCGAGGGCGTCTACGAGGAGATGTGGGCCGCCGATGTGGCCGCGATGGTGAGTTATCACGGTGGGGCATCGGCGGCGGTGTCGGGGTTGGTGCCCTGGCAGCAGGCGTTGCGGGGGCTGTCGGGCCTGGCTGCGGCTCCAGCGGCGGCCGCGGCAACGCTGGTCAACGTTCCGGCGCTGAACACCGGTCTGGGCAACATGGGCAGCTGGAACCTGGGCGGCGGCAACATCGGCATCCTGAACTTGGGCAGCGGGAACTTCGGCAGCCTGAACCTGGGTGGGGGCAACACGGGCAACGCCAACGTCGGCAGCGGCAATTTCGGCTTCGCGAATCTGGGCAGCGGCAACACCGGTGACACCAACTTCGGCTGGGGAAACTTCGGCGGCGATCTCAACTTCGGCGGTGGAAACTCTGTCGGCACCGGCAACTTCGGTTTCGGAAACGTCTTTGGCGACGGAAACCTGGGCAGCGGAAACGTCGGCGGCTCCAACTTCGGCAGCGGAAATATCGGCTCGGCCAACGTGGGTAGCGGGAACAACGGTGACAGCAACATCGGGTTCGGAAACTTCGGCACCAACAACTTGGGGTTCGGGAACAACGGCTCCAACAACATCGGCTTTGGGCTCACCGGCGACAACTTGGTGGGTATCGGGGCGTTGAACTCGGGGATCGGCAACATCGGTTTCGGGAACTCGGGTAACAACAACATCGGCTTCTTCAACTCCGGCGACGGAAACGTGGGTTTCTTCAATTCCGGTGACAACAACACCGGCTTCGGCAACGGGGGGTCGGTCAATACTGGCTTCTGGAATGGCGGAAGCACCAATACCGGTGCCGGCAATGGTGGTGACCAGAACTTCGGTTTCAGCAACGCGGGGTTCCAGAATTTTGGCAACGGCAACTCGGGTTTTTCCAATGTGGGTTCTGGAAATGCGGGGGTGAACAACACCGGTGACTTCAACTCCGGAGGCGTGGTTGGTACGGGCGGTAACACCGGCTTCTTCAACTCGGGCGCCCTGAACACTGGCTTCGGGAACGCCGGTGACACCAACACCGGCCTGTTCAACTCGGGCAACGTGAATACGGGCATTGGCAGCGCCATCGACCAGCCTGGGACGGTCTCGGGTTTCGGCAACACCGGCACCAACGTGTCGGGCTTCAATAACGCTGGTGGCAGCAATGTTTCTGGCTTCCAGAACCTGGACGCCAGTGTCTTCGCAACCTCGGGCTTTCTCAACACGGGCTTGGGGCAAGTCGGTTTCAATAACACGGGCGGTCTCAACGCTGGGTTCGGCAATACGGGCATGTCCAACGCCGGCATCAACATCTCGGGCTCGAGCGGCTCGGGCATCGGACACTCCGGTGATGGCGACTCGGGTATCTCAAACTCGGGCAACTTCAGTTCGGGTGGCTTCAACCAAGGCGACAACCAGGCGGGTTTCTTCGGTCAGCCTTAG
- a CDS encoding PPE family protein produces MNFSVLPPEINSLRMFSGAGSASMLEAALAWDSLAAELGAAAESFGSVTSRLAGQAWQGPAAAAMEAAAGPYVGWLGAAAARAVGASGQAKTVASLFEAARAATVHPLLVAANRNAFMQLVLSNVFGQNAPAIAATEGLYEEMWAADVAAMVGYHHGASAVLAQLAPFQQVAQSLRVPAAAAGLPSPAELGLPPLNTGLGNIGNYNLGDGNTGDYNLGSGNTGNTNLGSGNIGNDNVGSGNTGSTNLGGGNIGNFNLGSGNGALSSGVASDQNIGNGNIGSQNFGSGNTGDANIGSGNTGSNNWGFGNVGNGNVGLGNLGGSNIGLANLGSNNFGFGNNGNNNIGFGLTGDNQVGIGALNTGIGNFGFGNSGNNNIGFFNSGSNNVGFFNSGDGNFGLANSGDTNTGFWNSGAANTGYENAGQGNFGFGNGGNTNFGFGNAGTQNMGVENSGLRNVGGFNSGGSILTTSAGNTGFFNSGATNTGWANSGDTNTGLFNAGSLNTGIGSSTTQLGPNSGFGNTGVGNSGFFNSGDGNSGFQNTQFPVTLIIEIEGVGPVPVPLSNGNAGFLNMGQGNVGINNSGSGFNAGAFNTGTIDAGIGISANNTITVPAAGGSTFTATSGLFNAGINSSGAFNTGDNQSGFFGGYGPLGVLASAAAAPVGAAAVGGPAAAGLPSPAELGLPPLNTGLGNIGDYNLGGGNIGDFNLGSGNIGDTNLGSGNTGDTNVGSGNIGNSNFGNGNIGNFNLGSGNGNPSIGVPSEQNIGNGNVGSQNVGSGNTGDANIGSGNTGSNNRGFGNAGNGNIGLGNLGDNNTGFGNLGSNNFGFGNTGNNNIGFGLTGDNQVGIGALNTGVGNFGFGNSGDNNIGFFNSGSNNVGFFNSGDGNFGFANSGDINTGWWNSGAVNTGFDNAGDGNVGFGNGGGGNVGFGNSGGLNMGFGNAGVSNTGSFNSGDTNTGFANAGATNTGWANSGDTNTGLLNAGGLNTGIGSSTTQIGSNSGFGNTGVGNSGFFNSGTGSSGFQNTQFTVTVTIEIEGVGPIPIPFTNGNSGFLNVGQGNAGINNAGDGLNAGLLNTGFLGAGIGNSGNNTITVPAGGGAVFTRTSGLFNAGVNSSGAFNTGDNQSGFFDV; encoded by the coding sequence ATGAATTTCTCGGTATTGCCGCCGGAGATCAACTCGTTGCGGATGTTTTCCGGCGCGGGGTCTGCGTCGATGCTCGAGGCGGCGCTGGCCTGGGATTCGTTGGCTGCGGAGTTGGGTGCGGCGGCGGAGTCGTTTGGCTCGGTGACGTCGAGGTTGGCCGGTCAGGCATGGCAGGGACCCGCGGCAGCGGCGATGGAGGCTGCAGCGGGTCCGTATGTGGGGTGGTTGGGTGCCGCGGCGGCGCGGGCCGTCGGCGCGAGTGGTCAGGCCAAGACGGTCGCCAGCTTGTTTGAGGCGGCGCGGGCAGCGACGGTGCATCCGTTGCTGGTAGCCGCCAACCGCAATGCGTTCATGCAGTTGGTGCTATCGAATGTGTTCGGCCAGAATGCACCGGCGATTGCGGCAACTGAGGGTCTCTATGAGGAAATGTGGGCCGCGGATGTGGCGGCGATGGTGGGATATCACCACGGCGCCTCGGCGGTATTGGCTCAGTTGGCGCCCTTCCAGCAGGTTGCGCAAAGTCTGCGGGTCCCGGCTGCAGCGGCGGGGCTGCCTAGCCCGGCAGAGCTGGGGCTGCCGCCGTTGAACACCGGCCTCGGCAACATCGGCAACTACAACTTGGGCGACGGGAACACCGGCGACTACAACCTGGGCAGCGGAAACACCGGCAACACCAACCTGGGCAGCGGAAATATCGGCAATGACAACGTGGGTAGCGGAAATACCGGCAGTACGAATCTGGGTGGCGGAAACATCGGCAACTTCAACCTGGGCAGCGGAAACGGCGCTCTGTCATCCGGCGTGGCTAGCGATCAGAACATCGGTAATGGAAACATCGGCAGTCAGAACTTCGGCAGCGGCAACACCGGCGATGCGAACATCGGAAGCGGCAACACAGGAAGCAACAATTGGGGCTTCGGAAACGTTGGCAACGGGAACGTAGGCTTAGGGAACCTGGGCGGCAGCAACATCGGATTGGCCAACCTGGGTAGCAACAATTTCGGCTTCGGTAATAACGGCAACAACAACATCGGCTTTGGGTTGACCGGCGACAATCAGGTAGGCATTGGTGCGCTGAACACGGGCATCGGGAACTTCGGTTTCGGGAACTCCGGTAACAACAACATCGGTTTCTTCAACTCGGGTAGCAACAACGTGGGATTCTTTAACTCGGGCGATGGGAACTTCGGTCTTGCGAATTCCGGCGACACCAACACCGGTTTCTGGAACTCCGGTGCTGCCAACACCGGCTACGAGAATGCGGGCCAAGGAAACTTCGGTTTCGGCAACGGGGGCAACACGAACTTTGGTTTTGGAAACGCGGGGACCCAGAATATGGGCGTCGAAAACTCGGGCTTGCGCAATGTCGGTGGTTTCAACTCGGGCGGCAGCATTCTCACGACCTCGGCCGGCAACACCGGTTTCTTCAACTCGGGCGCCACCAACACGGGGTGGGCGAATTCGGGGGATACCAACACGGGACTGTTCAATGCCGGCAGTCTGAACACCGGTATCGGTAGCTCGACCACTCAGCTCGGTCCGAACTCAGGCTTCGGGAACACCGGCGTAGGGAACTCGGGCTTCTTTAACTCCGGCGACGGTAATTCTGGCTTCCAGAACACCCAGTTTCCTGTCACCCTGATTATAGAAATTGAAGGCGTTGGCCCCGTTCCCGTCCCCCTCTCTAACGGAAACGCGGGATTCCTGAACATGGGCCAAGGCAACGTGGGCATCAATAATTCGGGTAGCGGTTTCAACGCCGGGGCATTCAACACGGGGACCATTGACGCCGGCATTGGAATCTCTGCCAACAACACCATCACCGTCCCCGCCGCGGGTGGTTCCACCTTCACCGCCACGTCGGGTCTCTTCAACGCGGGGATCAATAGTTCCGGTGCGTTCAACACCGGTGATAACCAGTCGGGTTTCTTTGGCGGCTACGGTCCGCTGGGGGTGCTGGCGAGCGCGGCAGCGGCTCCCGTGGGTGCGGCGGCCGTTGGCGGGCCTGCGGCGGCGGGGCTTCCCAGCCCGGCAGAGCTGGGCCTGCCGCCGTTGAATACCGGCCTCGGAAACATCGGCGACTACAACCTGGGCGGCGGCAACATCGGCGACTTCAACCTGGGCAGCGGAAACATCGGCGACACCAACCTTGGCAGCGGGAATACCGGCGACACCAACGTCGGCAGCGGAAACATCGGCAACTCCAACTTCGGCAATGGCAATATCGGCAACTTCAACCTGGGCAGCGGGAACGGAAACCCGTCGATTGGTGTGCCTAGCGAACAAAACATCGGTAACGGAAATGTCGGCAGTCAGAACGTCGGCAGCGGCAACACCGGCGACGCGAACATCGGAAGCGGCAACACCGGCAGCAACAACAGAGGCTTCGGAAACGCCGGTAACGGGAATATAGGCTTAGGAAACCTGGGCGACAATAACACAGGATTCGGGAACTTAGGTAGCAATAATTTCGGCTTTGGTAACACCGGCAACAACAACATCGGCTTTGGGTTGACCGGCGACAACCAGGTTGGTATTGGCGCGCTGAACACGGGCGTCGGCAACTTTGGTTTCGGCAACTCCGGTGATAACAACATCGGGTTCTTCAACTCGGGTAGTAACAACGTGGGCTTCTTCAACTCCGGGGATGGCAACTTCGGCTTCGCGAACTCCGGTGACATCAACACGGGATGGTGGAATTCGGGTGCCGTCAACACCGGCTTCGACAACGCGGGCGACGGGAACGTCGGTTTCGGAAACGGCGGGGGCGGCAACGTCGGTTTCGGGAACTCTGGCGGTCTGAATATGGGCTTCGGAAACGCGGGAGTCAGCAACACAGGCAGCTTCAACTCGGGTGACACCAACACCGGTTTCGCCAACGCGGGCGCCACCAACACGGGGTGGGCGAACTCGGGGGACACCAACACTGGACTCCTCAACGCGGGTGGCTTGAACACCGGTATCGGCAGCTCGACCACTCAGATCGGTTCGAACTCGGGCTTCGGGAACACCGGCGTGGGCAACTCGGGTTTCTTCAACTCGGGCACCGGTAGTTCCGGCTTCCAGAACACCCAGTTCACGGTCACTGTGACCATCGAAATCGAAGGCGTTGGCCCCATTCCAATCCCGTTCACCAACGGTAATTCGGGGTTCCTCAACGTCGGTCAAGGCAACGCGGGAATCAACAACGCGGGCGACGGTCTCAATGCGGGGTTACTCAACACGGGCTTTCTTGGCGCCGGCATCGGAAACTCGGGCAACAACACCATTACCGTCCCCGCTGGAGGCGGTGCCGTCTTCACCAGAACGTCGGGTCTCTTCAACGCAGGTGTCAATAGCTCCGGTGCGTTCAACACCGGCGACAACCAGTCTGGTTTCTTCGACGTGTGA
- a CDS encoding adenylate/guanylate cyclase domain-containing protein, with protein sequence MARRRSVSRQLGWVLERITRQSGRLPPSTPDFGSRLLGSSVESQRSRRRRMRFLIIVFVAVADLIGIAVVAVIVIVAVPEPSIFSDAPGWLTWGIAPAYATIALLVGSLWVRRRLSSAVGWSIEGHAPTRADQRNTLQAPWRLAGIHLVLWGVGTALLTTLYGLVNADFIPKFLFGIGFSGIVAATNCYLVTEFALRPAAARALEAGRPPRGLAAGLMGRIMMVWILGSGLPVLGIMLSSVFSLWRRIETRAQFVVGELILATIVLIVGFAMMWIVAWLTATPVRVVRAALERVQDGHLDTTLVVFDGTEFGELQRGFNAMAHGLRERERVRDLFGRHVGRRVAAYAEQHQIELGGEERHAAVLFVDVEGSTQIAASQPPMEVVNLLNRFFRVIVDEVDQHHGHLNKFVGDATLAVFGAPMRLNRPEDNALAAARAIARRLGEEVPECAAGLGVAAGTVVAGNLGTRERFEYTVIGDPVNEAARLSDLAKSTPARLLASEAAVTAAGHDERSRWQLGEEVVLRGRGTPTRLAAPTAEDFAGHD encoded by the coding sequence ATGGCTAGGCGGAGATCGGTCTCGCGTCAGTTGGGCTGGGTGTTAGAGCGAATCACTCGGCAGAGCGGTCGGCTTCCGCCCTCCACCCCGGATTTTGGGTCACGGTTGTTGGGCTCCTCGGTCGAGAGTCAACGCAGTCGACGCAGACGTATGCGGTTTCTCATCATTGTCTTCGTCGCGGTCGCCGACTTGATCGGCATCGCCGTGGTTGCAGTGATCGTGATAGTGGCTGTGCCAGAGCCAAGTATCTTCAGCGACGCACCCGGGTGGCTGACCTGGGGAATTGCCCCGGCGTACGCAACGATTGCGCTGCTGGTCGGGAGTTTGTGGGTCAGACGTCGGCTATCGAGCGCCGTGGGCTGGTCGATCGAGGGGCATGCACCGACGCGCGCAGATCAGCGCAACACCCTGCAGGCGCCCTGGCGCCTGGCTGGAATTCATCTCGTCCTGTGGGGTGTCGGAACAGCGCTCCTTACCACGCTGTACGGGTTAGTGAATGCCGATTTCATTCCAAAGTTCCTGTTCGGCATCGGGTTTAGCGGAATAGTGGCGGCCACGAACTGCTACCTGGTTACCGAGTTCGCCTTGCGGCCCGCCGCGGCGCGGGCGCTGGAGGCCGGGCGCCCACCCAGAGGGCTAGCGGCGGGGCTCATGGGCCGAATCATGATGGTGTGGATTCTGGGATCGGGGCTGCCAGTTCTTGGGATCATGCTCTCCAGCGTTTTCAGCCTGTGGCGACGCATCGAAACACGCGCCCAATTTGTGGTTGGTGAGCTGATTTTGGCCACCATTGTGCTGATTGTCGGGTTCGCGATGATGTGGATCGTCGCATGGCTCACGGCGACACCAGTTCGGGTGGTTCGAGCGGCACTCGAACGTGTGCAGGACGGGCACCTGGACACCACTCTGGTGGTATTCGATGGCACAGAGTTCGGCGAGTTGCAGCGCGGGTTCAACGCGATGGCGCACGGGTTGCGGGAGCGAGAGCGGGTGCGCGATCTGTTCGGGCGGCATGTCGGGCGCAGGGTAGCCGCCTACGCTGAGCAACATCAGATCGAGCTGGGCGGCGAGGAACGCCACGCGGCCGTGCTGTTCGTGGACGTGGAGGGTTCGACCCAGATCGCCGCCAGCCAGCCGCCGATGGAGGTGGTGAACCTGTTGAACCGGTTCTTCAGGGTCATCGTCGACGAAGTCGATCAACATCATGGACATCTCAATAAGTTCGTCGGCGACGCGACGCTTGCGGTGTTCGGGGCACCCATGCGCCTGAACCGGCCCGAGGACAACGCACTTGCGGCGGCCCGCGCAATCGCGCGGCGACTCGGCGAGGAGGTGCCAGAGTGCGCGGCCGGCTTGGGCGTTGCCGCGGGCACCGTCGTGGCCGGCAACTTGGGCACCCGGGAGCGTTTCGAGTACACCGTCATCGGTGATCCCGTCAACGAGGCAGCACGGCTGAGCGACCTGGCCAAATCCACGCCCGCCCGGCTGCTGGCCTCAGAGGCCGCGGTGACCGCCGCCGGTCACGACGAGCGCTCACGTTGGCAGCTGGGTGAGGAGGTCGTGCTGCGGGGCCGCGGCACGCCAACGCGGTTGGCCGCACCGACAGCTGAGGACTTCGCCGGCCACGACTAG
- the nuoN gene encoding NADH-quinone oxidoreductase subunit NuoN: protein MTLPTPHVEYFLLSPMLIVFGAAVSGVLAEAFLPRHWRYPAQVILALGGSVVALVAVIEVALSIPRSGQAAVLGAIAVDRPTLFLQGTVLLVAIMALVFMAERSVDAVPVKGEVAAGRFPGLDSFTPQASAVPGSDTEYEAERAGAAQTELFPLAMLAVGGMMVFPAANDLLTMFVALEVLSLPLYLMCGLARHRRLLSQEAAMKYFLLGAFSSAFFLYGVALLYGATGTLTLPGIRAELIMRGDNSMALVGVALLSVGLLFKVGAVPFHSWIPDVYQGAPTPVTGFMAAATKVAAFGALLRVVFVALSPLHDQWRPVLWAIAILTMAVGTITAVNQTNVKRMLAYSSVAHVGFILTGVIADNPAGLSATLFYLVAYSFSTVGAFAIVGLVRNTDGVEDADLSHWAGLGQRSPIVGVMLSMFLLAFAGIPLTSGFVSKFAVFNAAASGGAVPLVVIGVISSGVAAYFYVRVIVLMFFTEESDETPHVVAPGVLSKAAIAVCAAVTVVLGIFPQPVLDLADQAAQLLH from the coding sequence ATGACGCTGCCCACCCCCCACGTCGAGTACTTCCTGCTCAGCCCGATGCTCATCGTCTTCGGCGCCGCTGTTTCCGGTGTGCTCGCCGAAGCCTTCCTGCCGCGCCACTGGCGATACCCCGCCCAGGTGATCCTGGCTCTGGGAGGGTCGGTGGTAGCACTCGTCGCGGTCATCGAGGTGGCGCTGTCGATTCCGAGGTCGGGGCAGGCCGCGGTGCTCGGAGCGATAGCGGTGGATCGCCCGACACTGTTCCTGCAAGGCACCGTGCTGTTGGTCGCGATCATGGCGCTGGTGTTCATGGCAGAGCGCAGCGTCGACGCGGTTCCAGTCAAAGGCGAGGTCGCCGCGGGGCGGTTCCCCGGCTTGGATTCCTTTACACCACAGGCATCCGCGGTACCGGGCAGCGACACCGAGTATGAAGCCGAGCGGGCCGGAGCCGCCCAAACCGAACTGTTCCCGCTGGCGATGCTGGCCGTCGGCGGCATGATGGTGTTCCCCGCCGCCAACGACCTGTTGACGATGTTCGTCGCCCTGGAGGTCCTTTCACTGCCGCTGTACCTGATGTGCGGGCTAGCGCGGCACCGTCGCCTGCTGTCACAAGAGGCCGCGATGAAGTACTTCCTGCTGGGCGCGTTCTCGTCGGCATTCTTCCTGTACGGGGTCGCGCTGCTCTACGGTGCCACCGGCACGCTGACCCTGCCGGGTATCCGGGCTGAGCTGATCATGCGCGGCGACAACTCCATGGCATTGGTCGGCGTCGCACTGCTATCAGTGGGTCTGTTGTTCAAAGTCGGTGCGGTCCCGTTCCACTCCTGGATTCCCGACGTCTATCAGGGCGCCCCCACCCCGGTTACCGGGTTCATGGCGGCGGCCACCAAGGTCGCCGCCTTCGGAGCGCTGCTGCGCGTGGTTTTCGTTGCGCTGTCCCCGCTGCATGATCAGTGGCGGCCGGTGTTGTGGGCGATTGCCATCCTGACCATGGCCGTAGGAACCATCACCGCGGTAAACCAGACCAATGTCAAGCGGATGCTGGCCTATTCCTCGGTCGCCCACGTCGGTTTCATCCTCACCGGCGTGATTGCCGATAACCCCGCGGGGCTGTCCGCGACGTTGTTCTACCTGGTCGCCTATAGCTTCAGCACAGTGGGCGCGTTTGCCATCGTGGGGCTGGTCCGTAACACCGACGGTGTCGAGGATGCCGACCTGTCCCACTGGGCCGGGCTCGGACAGCGTTCACCGATCGTGGGTGTGATGCTGTCGATGTTTCTGCTGGCCTTCGCCGGCATTCCACTGACTAGTGGTTTCGTGAGCAAGTTCGCGGTGTTCAACGCCGCCGCATCGGGCGGCGCGGTGCCGCTGGTGGTCATCGGGGTGATCTCGAGCGGGGTGGCCGCTTACTTCTACGTGCGGGTGATCGTGCTGATGTTCTTCACCGAAGAATCCGACGAGACACCGCATGTCGTGGCGCCCGGAGTGCTGAGCAAGGCCGCGATCGCCGTGTGCGCTGCAGTCACTGTGGTGCTGGGGATTTTCCCGCAGCCGGTGCTCGATCTGGCCGATCAGGCCGCCCAGTTGTTGCACTGA
- a CDS encoding NADH-quinone oxidoreductase subunit M, giving the protein MTHIAWLSVLWLVPLAGAVLIILLPPAWRQLAKWSGLVVSVATLAVSIVIAAGFKPGGQRYQFVENRSWIPSFGASYTLGVDGIALVLVLLTTVLVPLLLVAGWNDGGQRTRGVQAYVALTLAIESMVLISVIALDVLLFYVFFEAMLIPMYFLIGGFGQGPGRSRAAVKFLLYNLFGGLIMLAAVIGLYVVTTQHGAGTFDFREIVAGVMSGRYGTDPAVFKALFLGFMFAFAIKAPLWPFHRWLPDAAVESTPATAVLMMAVMDKVGTFGMLRYCLQLFPEASTYFRPLIVTLAIIGVIYGAIVAIGQTDMMRLIAYTSISHFGFIIAGIFVMTTQGQSGSTLYMLNHGISTAAVFLIAGFLVARHGSRSIADYGGVQKVAPILAGTFMVSAMATLSLPGLAPFISEFLVLLGTFNRYWLAATFGVTALVLSAIYMLWLYQRVMTGPVAKGNERIGDLVGREMVVVAPLIALLLVLGVYPKPVLDRINPAVEYTMTTIGQHDPAPSVPRGACIRPTAEGPRP; this is encoded by the coding sequence GTGACCCACATTGCATGGCTGAGTGTGCTGTGGCTGGTGCCGTTGGCCGGCGCCGTGCTCATCATTCTGCTGCCTCCCGCGTGGCGCCAGCTCGCCAAATGGAGCGGCCTGGTAGTCAGCGTCGCGACGCTGGCCGTGTCCATCGTCATCGCTGCCGGATTCAAGCCCGGCGGCCAGCGGTATCAGTTCGTCGAAAACCGTTCGTGGATTCCATCATTCGGTGCCAGCTACACGCTCGGCGTGGACGGTATCGCCCTGGTGCTGGTGCTATTGACCACCGTGCTGGTTCCGCTGCTGCTGGTGGCTGGTTGGAATGACGGCGGCCAACGGACTCGAGGCGTGCAGGCGTATGTGGCTTTGACACTGGCCATCGAGTCGATGGTGCTGATCTCGGTGATCGCACTAGACGTGCTGCTGTTTTACGTGTTCTTCGAAGCCATGCTGATCCCGATGTACTTCCTCATCGGCGGCTTCGGCCAGGGTCCCGGGCGCTCGCGTGCCGCGGTGAAGTTCTTGCTGTACAACCTGTTCGGCGGGCTGATCATGCTGGCGGCGGTGATCGGGCTGTATGTGGTGACCACGCAGCACGGCGCGGGAACCTTCGATTTCCGCGAGATTGTGGCCGGCGTGATGTCGGGCCGCTACGGCACCGACCCCGCGGTGTTCAAGGCACTGTTCTTGGGCTTCATGTTCGCCTTCGCGATCAAGGCGCCGCTGTGGCCATTCCACCGGTGGCTGCCCGACGCCGCGGTGGAATCCACTCCCGCGACCGCGGTGCTGATGATGGCCGTGATGGACAAGGTCGGCACCTTCGGCATGCTGCGCTACTGCCTGCAGCTGTTTCCGGAGGCCTCAACCTATTTCCGCCCGCTGATCGTGACGCTGGCCATCATCGGAGTGATCTACGGCGCGATCGTGGCCATCGGCCAAACCGACATGATGCGGTTGATCGCCTACACCTCGATCTCACACTTCGGCTTCATCATCGCCGGCATTTTCGTGATGACCACCCAGGGACAGAGCGGCTCGACGCTCTACATGCTCAACCACGGTATTTCCACCGCGGCGGTGTTCCTGATCGCCGGCTTCCTGGTAGCGCGGCACGGCAGCCGCTCGATCGCCGACTACGGCGGCGTGCAGAAGGTGGCGCCCATCCTGGCCGGCACGTTCATGGTCTCGGCCATGGCCACCCTGTCGCTGCCTGGTCTGGCCCCGTTCATCAGCGAATTCCTGGTTCTGCTAGGAACGTTCAACCGCTATTGGCTGGCCGCAACGTTCGGCGTGACCGCGCTGGTGCTCTCGGCCATCTACATGCTGTGGCTTTACCAGCGTGTGATGACCGGGCCGGTGGCCAAGGGCAACGAACGAATCGGTGATCTGGTGGGCCGCGAAATGGTCGTCGTGGCGCCGCTGATCGCGCTGCTCCTCGTTTTGGGGGTCTATCCCAAACCGGTGCTCGATCGGATCAATCCCGCGGTCGAGTACACGATGACCACCATCGGCCAGCATGATCCCGCGCCCAGTGTGCCAAGAGGTGCGTGCATCCGCCCAACCGCCGAAGGACCGCGCCCATGA